The genomic stretch CCTTCCTTCTTATCAGTGCAGTTTGACATTTTctgttatgaaaataaaaagcactcATAATTTTTGCATAATGGAGAAATTATCTTTATTGAGGAATGCATTTTATAACAAGTTGTATTATCACAAATCTCTAAAAATAACAATGCAGtttttaaactcttattttttgagttggagcCTGGAgacaaaacaataataacagcaaacaacaacaataaacaaaaaaaccacttaaCACAGACATTTCTAGGCTGAAAAAGAGATGAAGTTGCCAAgggcaaggtttttttttttttttcaatcatgtTTGGAAGTAAATTCCAACTTACAGAAAAAGTTGCAAGAATCAGACTATCTCAAAGAAAACACATATACCTTTTACTCAGATTACTCAATTgttaaattttatctcatttgcTCTGTCAAttgctctctttctctatttATGTGTATCATATTATTGTTAAATTTTACCTCATTTGGTTATCAATTGTTCTctttatgtatgtttgtgtgtactgttgcacacacaaatgcacacaaatATATGTTTCTGAATTTTTTGAGAGTAGATTGCATATATTATGGCCCATtacctcaaaatattttattgtgtattttccaAGAATAGGAATATTCTTTTACTTAATCAAAATATACTTGTTATCTGATTGACTGTCTATATTCCAATTTGCCAATTGACCTAACATTGTCCTTTGGAGCATTCGTGTTACCTCTAGTACAGGATCCAGTCTAGTATCACTTACTATGTTTAGTTCTTAGGTGTTTTTAGTATAATTTAATCTGAAACATTTCCACAACTTTTCTTTGTCTTCTATGGTATTGACGGTTTTGAAGAATTCAGTCAAAACTCCTTGTCTTTTTCTGCTGTTTTTGTTAAAGCCATGTTGTTTCCTTCTCAGTGTGTCACATTTGAAAGCACATGTTAAACATCCACGGTTTATTGGTGAGGTTAATTTTGATAACCCAGTCAAGAGGttgtccattttttttccattgcatagttatttttctttccccagaAACTAACAAGCAATCTGTAAGGATATACTTTAAGCCCAGAATAATATCCTAATATCCTGCTCCTAATCAAAATTTCCCCCTAGCTTTAGCATTGATTGATAATTCTTGCCTGAGCCGTATTTACTGTGATGGTTGAAAAATGATGGTTTTCCAATTCCAGAACTCCTTTCACCCACATTTACCAGCTGGCCCATGACATTCTGTTGTAAAGGAGACACCTTCTCATTTGTcagtctatctgtctatctatctatctgtctatctatctatctgtcatctattagtcatctatctatctacctatctattgATTGTGTATCATTATATCAGTATGGATTCatggatttctattttttcccaatggtttataatttattatttttctcaactATTTTGCTCTCAAACTGGCTCAAGTTTGGCCAATGGGAGCCCCTTCAGGCAGGCTCTATGTTTTGGcagtatatctattatttttttgaacGTTACTTTCTGACATAACAAGATATTTCAGGCTCATCTTGTTCCTACCTTGCCCTTGCTttggaatcagccatttttccAGGTAGCCCTGGTTTCTTTTAGTGGCAAATTATATTAGACAGGAAGATCTGAGTGCTAGGTGTATTCATTTCTGCTGAGGTGTTTTTGTGTCTAAGCCCTTTTGGCAGATAGAATTAgtaaatatatgcatgtgtatacacacacacacatatatacacacacatagatgcaTGTCTATtatcacacacatatatgcatgcagGCATGTGTATgcaattataatacatataaatgtacatatacatggTTTAGAAATTATGAATGTAtatcaattctattccatttccacatggttctttcttgccttccctcatttcatatttgtatgttcatttttcCACAGTGAACATCCTGACTCccatcaacatcaacatcaacatgttttctcatttgctCAATCATATAATAcatttgaaatagttttattattacttgGGCACAATGCAATTGTCCCCCATTCCTGCCTGTCACAAATTACTGGACCTAGTGATTATATGactagttatttatttaaaataaaggaacTCCTATGTTTACAAAAACTCTTGTACAAAaatgtttgtagcagctttattcatagcagccaaaaattagaaatagccCAATTGTCTTAATAGtagaatggataaactgtgatatagtcatacaatggaatagtacttggtaataaaaaaaaaaaacaaactacagctgcatgcaacaatatggatgtaTCTCAAATACATTATggtgaattttaaaaaggcaaacaagaaagaatgaatgatgtATAATTCCCTTTATATGAATGGGCAAAATGAATCTATGTGATGGAAACCAAACCAGTACTTGCTTTTGGTAGGGGTGGAACAGAAAAGGACACTGATTGGGAAGGGGCAGAAAAAAATgtactagattaagaaaatgttttgtatCTTGATTGGGATGTGAGTTATATGGGTGCATGCATTTGTCACAGTGGACTGAACTCTACCCTTAATATCTGTGCATTTAACTATCTATAAATTATCcattaattttaatatgttgGCTGGAGTAGAGGCTACCCCTTTTAGCTGAGACTACAATTCTTTACATTAAAATAGCTCATTCTCCTAGCTTGCCTCATTTCTGATGCTCCTTCCCCATAACTCCCCTGGCCCCTGTCAGCATTTGAGTTTGCTACTGTGATCAATACTTTGATTTCCTTTTACTAACAAACTATAtcctttttattctcatttcaaGTATACAAAGTTCAACATAGGTTAGAATTTTGTAGTTAATTAAATGACATCATCTACTGATCATGTCTGGCCAACATATATGCTTTAATGTAGTAATAACATGCATGCACATTAAAACTGTTTAAATAACACTGACTTCTAGATTAATTCTCAGTTTAGGCCTTTGCCTATCTGATATAttaagacaaaagcaaaaacaaacatttgCAGTGTATTCAGGTTTTGTCAATGGAAGCAATTGATTTCCATCATTAAATGATCAAAAGCCACTTCAATGAGGAAACGATTTTTCAGACCTTCTCATAGATTCTGGTGCACACCACGCCCTTCATTTTACATTccttaaaaaagagagaggttAATTGAGTATCTCAAGTTCAAACCAGAGAacagaaaatatgtaataaaaatagaaattcaaaataaattcataagattaatttagaaaggaataaaatattagttTGTTAGTCTCCAGTAATTCAGAATTATGACCAttgaaatagaagaaacaatTTAGAAGTTGATCTATGGTACtgtaaaggaatttttttaagtgGCAAGTTTTTATGTATAATTCACTTGCATTTAAATCTAATAAGACAgtgattttcaaaaatatctaCATATTTGTGTTACCTGGGGAACATTTAAATATAGTGATGGCTCCTTCTCCCCCAAGAAATGTACATTCAGTTATCTGTTTGGGGGCCTCCATATTGGTATTTACTCCCCATGTAAATCTGTTGTGCAGCAAGGGGTAAGAACCACTGTactaaagaaagaaacattcGGAAGAGTACATGAATCTGTTTACATTCAATGTATGTGTTGATTAGTGAACATAAAGCcttaactcttaaaaaaaatcGTCACAGTCATCACACACAAGCTTTGTCATTATTTTCATCTGCCAACTAGAAGTCTCCAATGAGTTCAGCTTGCTTTATTGATATGATTGATTCTAAGTTAGTAGGGGCTCTTGAATGAAAAATGTGGGTTATCTGCAAATAGTCTACAAATGACTTTGCAAATAGTCTACAAAATACACCTTGCAGAgtgtattttgcttttaaaatttagactTGCCTTCTTCTTTGTGAGTCCAAACTAGTAAGATTTACCTAAACTTTGTCTAACCTTACTaccatttttaggtatttttatttgtaaaataacaaatggccttttttatttctaaaatcttGGGTCAGTACTTGAAGATGAGTCTGTAATAGTTTAAATATCACTTAAGCATTAGCTATTACTTTATTCTTAGTcatttttatccattcatattccaaagaacaaagaatgttttgaaaataatataatcaaattATTTATATAGCATGATTTCTCTATTTAGAAGTAAAAATACTCTTACCACTACCATTTTCCCATTCACTAGCTTTCTCTTTATGGTTGTCTCTTTGCCATCCCATCTCTGCACTTGATTCAGTGATCCTCTCTGCAGGGTTACGATGCTCTGCAAAGACAAGGTCATGCAATTGACTTGCCTGAAATTTGTTGATCAAAGAAGCAGTTCTTTCAGTACTGAACCATTTTCATAATAGATGTCTCAGGAGATACACTCCTTTTCAACAGAATGGAGTTTATCCTTTTAAACACTGGCAGGAATATTCCTCTCTCTCAAGCAGCCTACTGGGCCAACTTTGAAGAGAAACATTAAATATTACCTTGGCCTTTCTATTGTCAGCTGTGGTTTCTTCAAATTCCTGGCCTAGCTTGAAGGAgatctctgtatttttaaaggtGCTTTCAGTTCGTATAGTTATAATATCTCCTTTCTTGCTGATGATCACAGTAGGTTTGGCCAAATTTCCCAGTTTTCTGGTGGCTAACCCCACACCTAAAAATTGAGATAGTGTTAGAACTATGGTGACCAAGAGAGCATAGCCAAACAGACTGTGGTGGCCACATCCTTTGCTCAGTGCTGCCCCAGGTGTGTCGATGGCAGGTAATATCACTTACTACTAAGCGTCTCCTTCTATGTTTCACTTCCAATGGAAATACATGCCCAGGACTCATACATTTTAGGTTTTGTTGTTCCAAAAGTAATGTctgcagattttcttttcttttgttttctttttcttttctttctttctttctttctttcttttttttttttttaagatgga from Rhinopithecus roxellana isolate Shanxi Qingling chromosome 9, ASM756505v1, whole genome shotgun sequence encodes the following:
- the PMP2 gene encoding myelin P2 protein isoform X2, coding for MSNKFLGTWKLVSSEHFDDYMKALGVGLATRKLGNLAKPTVIISKKGDIITIRTESTFKNTEISFKLGQEFEETTADNRKAKSIVTLQRGSLNQVQRWDGKETTIKRKLVNGKMECKMKGVVCTRIYEKV
- the PMP2 gene encoding myelin P2 protein isoform X3; this encodes MSNKFLGTWKLVSSEHFDDYMKALEHRNPAERITESSAEMGWQRDNHKEKASEWENGSGM
- the PMP2 gene encoding myelin P2 protein isoform X1, producing MSNKFLGTWKLVSSEHFDDYMKALGVGLATRKLGNLAKPTVIISKKGDIITIRTESTFKNTEISFKLGQEFEETTADNRKAKSIVTLQRGSLNQVQRWDGKETTIKRKLVNGKMVVECKMKGVVCTRIYEKV